One segment of Fibrobacter sp. UWR4 DNA contains the following:
- a CDS encoding RICIN domain-containing protein translates to MIASYSRLVSGTIFSVFLAFVPNAIAKVDYHLNKVENPSEDELDAYKRISAAMDSAVFIYNKYTHLSKHIEVHYNTGVQTADASYNGTMRFGAGRAYMNVRTALHEMGHTMGMGTTTEYRNMLKDGVFQGPIAQAKVKELTGDPTTVLKGDSQHFWPFGLNYDSEMKSEQDLINHALMVEAMYQDIFKEAFFMEARVEYMADGRCMGITESNGLEMMDCSGDRTIAKVWSIGENPVTYRFEFGDRVIDVPNESTAAGIVIGTYSWNGGAHQRYVFEVAPVNTPDAFYLQNFKSKLYLLPDGKNIVQDQRSRDIQSGVWILRKPSDYAGDTTSVVPGDTVVPVDSVVPGDTVGSDSLVQDSSATEGLNKRAVVYPRTLMLPARKFDAMGRSVKWERKQSKYIKLF, encoded by the coding sequence ATGATTGCTAGCTATTCCCGTCTTGTCTCAGGAACAATATTTTCTGTTTTCCTGGCATTTGTCCCTAATGCCATTGCAAAGGTGGATTATCATCTAAATAAGGTGGAGAATCCCTCCGAAGACGAACTGGATGCTTACAAGCGTATTTCTGCCGCTATGGATTCTGCGGTTTTCATCTATAACAAGTATACGCATCTTAGCAAGCATATCGAGGTCCACTACAATACTGGAGTCCAGACTGCCGACGCCAGCTATAATGGAACCATGCGTTTTGGTGCAGGTCGCGCCTATATGAACGTGCGTACTGCCCTTCACGAAATGGGACATACTATGGGTATGGGCACCACCACCGAATACAGAAACATGCTTAAGGATGGCGTTTTCCAAGGGCCCATCGCTCAGGCTAAGGTCAAGGAATTGACCGGGGACCCGACCACCGTTTTAAAGGGTGACTCCCAGCATTTTTGGCCCTTCGGCTTGAACTACGATAGCGAAATGAAGTCAGAGCAGGACCTGATCAACCATGCTCTGATGGTGGAGGCCATGTATCAGGATATCTTCAAGGAAGCATTCTTTATGGAGGCTCGCGTGGAGTATATGGCTGATGGGCGTTGCATGGGCATTACCGAAAGTAACGGCCTGGAAATGATGGACTGTTCCGGCGACCGCACTATCGCCAAAGTCTGGAGCATCGGGGAAAATCCGGTAACCTACAGATTTGAATTCGGTGACAGGGTCATCGATGTTCCTAATGAGTCAACTGCCGCGGGGATTGTTATTGGAACTTATTCCTGGAATGGAGGTGCTCACCAGAGGTACGTTTTTGAAGTAGCTCCCGTAAATACTCCTGATGCCTTCTACCTGCAGAATTTCAAGAGCAAACTTTACTTGCTGCCAGATGGCAAGAATATTGTTCAGGATCAGCGTAGTCGTGATATTCAGTCTGGTGTATGGATTTTGCGTAAACCTTCCGATTATGCGGGGGATACGACCTCTGTCGTTCCTGGTGATACTGTGGTGCCTGTAGATTCCGTTGTTCCGGGCGACACTGTTGGCTCTGATTCCCTGGTGCAGGATTCATCTGCTACGGAAGGACTGAACAAGAGGGCTGTTGTTTACCCCCGTACCCTTATGCTTCCTGCGAGAAAGTTTGATGCCATGGGCCGCTCCGTAAAGTGGGAGCGTAAACAATCTAAGTACATCAAGCTTTTCTAG
- the tnpA gene encoding IS200/IS605 family transposase, with the protein MAESLAHTKYVCKYHIVFTPKYRRKVIFYELRADIRQIIKDLCKWKGVTIIEGHLMCDHIHLLLSIPPKYSVSNFMGYLKGKSAMMIFERHANLKYKYGNKHFWATGYYVSTVGLNTATVQKYIREQEKADQIEDKLATKEYTDPFKGGR; encoded by the coding sequence ATGGCAGAAAGTCTAGCGCACACAAAGTATGTGTGCAAATACCATATCGTATTTACTCCCAAGTACCGTCGCAAAGTTATCTTTTACGAATTGCGGGCTGATATCCGCCAAATTATAAAAGATTTGTGCAAATGGAAAGGTGTGACCATAATTGAAGGGCATCTAATGTGCGACCACATTCATCTGCTCCTTTCAATACCTCCCAAATATTCGGTCTCGAATTTTATGGGCTACTTAAAAGGTAAATCAGCGATGATGATTTTTGAGCGGCATGCCAACTTGAAATACAAGTACGGTAATAAACACTTCTGGGCTACGGGGTATTACGTGAGTACGGTGGGTTTAAACACTGCGACCGTACAGAAGTATATCCGAGAGCAGGAGAAAGCTGATCAAATAGAAGATAAGCTGGCTACAAAAGAATACACCGACCCTTTCAAGGGTGGCCGGTAA
- a CDS encoding HD family phosphohydrolase, translated as MRKKQMKIHLLIGWALIAIAAIFLFPDKNIALQAERPHLGQASPRTIIAPFNFEVPKSAQEIEAERNRAAEKVNAIFEYNSDESKRQYDELKNFLQKVAQYGNLQHQINQASNVEGSDSTIQTKVTQAGRYYESLKQRISTTAIKPLSQNSKARDSLLSVFNQMLQKGISNTVIAPTETALQLFIGNYNLPQNIKHIIYTRPNITLLKDNENVTVEVANVQPVQRRIDEAFAQLQNSFPTDQGLLSAFYETLFLFVQPNVFYLEKETQASREEARSKVTLNKGMIPRGMEIVAQGAPVTKDILEKIEALQIAQQREENSRTFTAIYGNALIFVVIISFFMVFFIFTPSRGMFKNPRQLWSLMVLTLMQLIVFWLVHHLSGNIAKLEVEIPFLSENFDIMWLYPFALAPVIATVLYDRRIGLAFTTFSSLIFGILNGYDMAAGICAFAVMFATTYPLARMRYRVQFLWGILTGIITMAAVVALMLLLRNRLSFDIFYHNLIIGAANVMICTALASVALIHLMEKIFGITTVLTLMEMSDFNRPALKRISEMAPGTFHHSIQVSNLAEKVADSIGANSLLVRVMALYHDIGKTMRPEYFTENQKQGINPHNNLDPLQSVKLIVSHVEQGVTMAKNDYKLPELITAGIQEHHGSSVIQFFYHKALENAKEKGIEVKIEDFSYKGPKPQSKETAILMLADIIEATSRSMTDTTPEALGAMIHKTIEGRYMEGQFNESNLSIKDLSKLEKAFLNSLDGTYHTRVKYPGQK; from the coding sequence ATGAGAAAGAAACAGATGAAAATCCACCTCCTCATTGGTTGGGCGCTGATTGCCATCGCCGCCATTTTCCTGTTTCCGGACAAGAACATCGCCCTCCAGGCGGAGCGTCCTCACTTGGGTCAGGCAAGTCCTCGAACCATCATCGCGCCCTTCAACTTTGAAGTTCCCAAGTCCGCCCAGGAAATCGAAGCGGAACGCAATCGTGCGGCCGAAAAGGTCAACGCCATCTTCGAATACAACTCCGACGAATCCAAGCGCCAGTACGACGAACTGAAGAACTTCCTGCAGAAAGTCGCCCAGTATGGAAACCTTCAGCACCAAATCAATCAGGCCAGCAACGTCGAGGGTTCCGACTCCACCATCCAGACAAAGGTGACCCAGGCTGGCCGTTATTACGAAAGCTTAAAGCAACGCATTTCTACAACAGCCATTAAGCCCTTGAGTCAGAATTCCAAGGCTCGCGATTCACTGCTTTCCGTATTTAACCAAATGTTGCAGAAAGGCATTTCCAACACGGTCATCGCCCCCACGGAAACGGCCCTCCAGCTTTTCATCGGCAACTACAATCTGCCCCAGAATATCAAGCACATCATCTATACACGTCCCAACATCACACTCCTGAAAGATAATGAGAACGTGACTGTTGAAGTCGCCAACGTGCAGCCGGTGCAGCGCCGCATTGACGAAGCTTTCGCCCAGCTCCAGAACAGTTTCCCCACAGATCAAGGACTGCTTTCCGCCTTCTACGAAACCCTGTTCCTGTTCGTCCAGCCCAACGTCTTCTACCTGGAAAAGGAAACTCAGGCCAGCCGCGAGGAAGCCCGCAGCAAGGTGACCCTCAACAAGGGCATGATTCCCCGCGGTATGGAAATTGTGGCTCAAGGCGCTCCCGTCACCAAGGACATTCTTGAAAAGATTGAAGCACTCCAGATTGCACAGCAGCGTGAAGAAAATTCCAGGACCTTTACCGCCATTTACGGTAACGCCCTTATTTTCGTGGTGATTATCTCCTTCTTTATGGTGTTCTTCATATTTACACCGTCCCGCGGCATGTTCAAGAATCCTCGTCAGCTGTGGAGCCTTATGGTCCTCACCCTCATGCAGCTGATTGTTTTCTGGCTGGTACATCACCTTTCCGGAAATATTGCCAAGCTGGAAGTTGAAATTCCGTTCCTATCCGAAAACTTCGACATCATGTGGCTTTATCCTTTTGCACTGGCCCCTGTAATCGCGACGGTACTTTACGACCGACGTATCGGCCTTGCATTCACCACATTCTCCTCCCTGATTTTTGGAATCCTTAACGGATATGACATGGCAGCAGGCATTTGTGCATTTGCAGTGATGTTTGCCACCACCTATCCTCTCGCAAGAATGCGTTACCGAGTTCAGTTCCTGTGGGGGATTCTCACCGGTATCATTACCATGGCTGCGGTAGTTGCCCTCATGCTGTTGCTCCGAAACCGTCTTTCCTTCGACATTTTCTATCACAATTTGATCATCGGCGCGGCAAACGTAATGATCTGTACCGCCCTTGCATCAGTAGCCCTCATCCACTTGATGGAAAAAATCTTCGGCATCACCACAGTCCTCACCCTTATGGAAATGTCCGACTTCAACCGTCCTGCACTGAAGCGCATTTCCGAAATGGCTCCTGGCACATTCCATCACAGCATTCAGGTTTCCAACCTGGCAGAAAAGGTCGCCGACAGCATTGGTGCCAACTCCCTACTGGTTCGCGTAATGGCACTCTACCATGACATCGGTAAAACCATGCGCCCGGAATATTTCACAGAAAACCAGAAGCAAGGCATCAACCCCCATAACAATCTGGATCCCCTGCAGTCCGTCAAGTTGATTGTATCCCATGTAGAACAGGGCGTGACAATGGCAAAGAACGACTACAAGCTTCCAGAACTCATTACAGCAGGTATCCAGGAACACCATGGATCCTCTGTCATCCAGTTCTTCTACCATAAGGCTCTGGAAAACGCAAAGGAAAAGGGAATCGAAGTTAAAATTGAAGACTTCAGCTACAAGGGTCCCAAGCCCCAAAGCAAGGAAACCGCAATTCTTATGCTGGCGGACATTATTGAAGCAACGAGCCGATCCATGACAGACACTACCCCGGAAGCGCTGGGAGCCATGATCCATAAGACCATTGAAGGTCGCTACATGGAAGGCCAGTTCAACGAAAGTAATCTTTCCATCAAGGATCTATCCAAGTTGGAAAAGGCTTTCCTGAACAGTCTGGACGGAACTTATCACACCCGAGTAAAGTATCCCGGACAGAAGTAA
- a CDS encoding PhoH family protein, with the protein MSEVQRYSISDDLKRTISGENETVFRLLESRFSVEIQTRLPGLTIVAGENGNISGVFAILDQLKIAARNGRPITARKVERLLEPLELTGEVQGEEIPSTPIFRNRLGVSVFAKTPAQAELVKAVEKNDVIFAKGPAGTGKTFLAVTLAVASLERHEAERICLVRPAVEAGESLGYLPGDLKEKIAPYLRPIQDSLSELLPAEKLRRYEEAGAIEVAPLAYMRGRTLKRAFIILDEAQNTTPEQMKMFLTRLGPYSKAIITGDATQVDLGKGQRSGFVHAMDILQGIPGIAQINFTATDVLRHHLVKDILMAYEQKDK; encoded by the coding sequence ATGAGCGAAGTACAGCGCTATTCAATTTCAGACGACCTGAAACGTACTATTTCAGGCGAGAATGAAACGGTTTTCCGATTACTGGAGAGCCGTTTTTCCGTTGAGATACAAACTCGACTTCCTGGTCTGACCATCGTGGCAGGTGAAAATGGAAACATTTCCGGAGTCTTCGCCATACTGGACCAGCTAAAAATCGCCGCCCGTAACGGCAGACCTATTACCGCAAGGAAAGTGGAGCGCCTTCTGGAACCTCTGGAACTGACAGGGGAAGTCCAAGGCGAAGAAATCCCTTCCACCCCTATTTTCAGGAATCGTCTTGGGGTTTCCGTTTTCGCAAAGACTCCAGCACAGGCAGAGCTGGTCAAGGCAGTGGAAAAGAACGACGTGATTTTCGCCAAAGGGCCAGCAGGAACAGGCAAGACGTTCCTGGCAGTCACCCTGGCAGTCGCAAGCCTGGAACGCCACGAGGCAGAACGGATCTGCCTGGTACGTCCCGCTGTAGAAGCTGGCGAATCCCTAGGTTACCTGCCCGGCGACCTAAAGGAAAAGATTGCCCCCTATCTCCGCCCCATTCAGGATAGCCTGTCCGAACTCCTGCCGGCAGAAAAACTCCGCCGTTACGAAGAAGCCGGAGCCATTGAAGTGGCCCCCCTCGCCTATATGCGTGGCCGCACCCTGAAACGCGCGTTCATCATTCTGGACGAAGCCCAGAACACCACTCCCGAACAGATGAAGATGTTCCTCACCCGTCTCGGTCCTTATAGTAAGGCTATCATCACCGGCGACGCAACCCAGGTAGACCTGGGCAAGGGGCAAAGGTCCGGCTTTGTCCACGCCATGGACATTCTTCAAGGAATCCCTGGCATTGCACAGATTAACTTCACCGCCACAGACGTTCTCCGCCACCACCTGGTAAAGGACATCCTGATGGCCTACGAGCAAAAAGACAAGTAG
- a CDS encoding Xaa-Pro peptidase family protein, with the protein MSVSPYSQVFLSSDNYNSRKLYKKRRQQMMKELDSFCVFAGMPMDPGGEEAFSQTFTRFMQEPAFLYLTGINQAGCYLLLDPRNGDEILFVPHKDPFKEFWNGKRLGYLEDDDEVARITGIDDVRPVDELFDTIIERARKKPSCGHAYAYYFEKFPGDHNDMFRKEMLKALKGTGVKLKSAAPIHWRLRLPLEKERVLDARKAQDATDLAFREVLGKLSTLKNERELGLLLDYEMQRRSDGDLAFPTIVAGGENACCLHYVKKDEPLEKGELVLLDFGTRIGSLHSDISRTVPVNGKFNPLQKMLYEIVLDAQTEYQKFVRPGVSLKEIGMVPWDFIMDALEDRLVKGAKGKYKLLYDKRPHGVSHFIGEQIHEGSPESRSLDVVLEPGMLISCEPGLYGEFSATIGGKKYVEKIGIRIEDDLLLTKNGFENISANIPKSVKDLERLIQ; encoded by the coding sequence ATGTCCGTTTCTCCCTATTCCCAAGTATTTCTTTCTTCCGACAACTACAATTCCAGGAAACTTTATAAGAAACGCAGGCAACAGATGATGAAGGAACTGGATTCCTTCTGTGTTTTTGCTGGAATGCCTATGGACCCGGGTGGGGAAGAGGCGTTTTCCCAGACTTTTACCCGTTTTATGCAGGAACCTGCCTTTCTGTACCTGACAGGCATTAACCAGGCTGGGTGCTATCTGCTTTTGGATCCTAGAAATGGGGATGAAATCCTGTTTGTGCCCCATAAGGATCCATTCAAGGAATTCTGGAATGGAAAGCGCCTGGGATATCTGGAAGATGACGATGAAGTTGCCAGGATTACGGGAATTGACGATGTGCGTCCTGTAGACGAACTTTTCGATACGATCATCGAAAGGGCCAGGAAGAAACCATCCTGCGGCCATGCCTATGCCTATTATTTCGAAAAATTTCCTGGGGACCATAATGATATGTTCCGTAAGGAGATGCTGAAGGCTTTGAAGGGCACTGGTGTTAAATTGAAAAGTGCTGCTCCCATTCATTGGAGGTTGCGCCTTCCGTTGGAAAAGGAACGTGTTCTGGATGCGAGAAAGGCCCAGGATGCTACGGATTTGGCCTTCAGGGAAGTTTTGGGTAAACTATCTACGCTGAAAAATGAACGTGAACTGGGACTTCTGCTGGATTATGAAATGCAGCGCCGTAGTGATGGTGACCTTGCGTTCCCCACAATCGTTGCTGGGGGTGAAAATGCCTGCTGTCTTCACTATGTGAAGAAGGATGAGCCTCTGGAAAAGGGGGAACTGGTGCTTCTTGACTTTGGGACCCGTATTGGCTCTCTTCATAGTGATATTTCCCGCACCGTTCCTGTGAATGGGAAGTTCAATCCTCTCCAGAAAATGTTGTACGAAATCGTTCTTGACGCCCAGACGGAATACCAGAAGTTTGTCCGTCCTGGAGTGTCCCTAAAGGAAATCGGCATGGTTCCCTGGGATTTTATAATGGACGCCTTGGAAGATCGTCTTGTAAAGGGAGCCAAGGGTAAGTACAAGCTGCTCTATGATAAGCGCCCCCATGGTGTAAGTCACTTTATCGGGGAGCAGATTCATGAAGGAAGTCCTGAATCTAGATCACTGGACGTGGTTCTTGAACCGGGAATGCTGATTTCTTGCGAACCAGGTCTTTATGGCGAATTTTCAGCAACCATTGGCGGGAAAAAGTACGTGGAGAAGATTGGAATCCGCATTGAAGATGATCTTCTTCTTACAAAAAATGGTTTTGAAAATATTTCGGCCAATATTCCTAAATCCGTGAAGGATTTGGAACGTCTAATACAATGA
- a CDS encoding MFS transporter — protein sequence MWKVRGAARYFLSILATTFVQMAVFIYAQKILSGSFADATSGQTWQNFMLQIFFIAPYVVMVFFAGFFTNKFSKNKVLAWSSLLMTAFIIAQSVLVTCGCPRVAFWLSIGLSCGFAIHSAAKYGILKEMFGVRNLSYANAFLQIFSLIGLICASWFVIVGVNLIDVSQLKNYEAVHRLTSHSVVIPWIVTGISVLGTIASFLVPKVKYENKNVNLSKVKKHLSLGWRVPTLRASIIALSMFWALAQVFVLMFQDVSGSHTINMISTSMPFAVAGLMVGAIFAASRSKDFIETGFIPMGMIGVSLCMFFVPFLINPLALIVLYSLTGFFGGIFLVPVNALLQYNTRPNNSGSVLAFANLIQAVVLIVFLFLFSFMVHYTDIRPQRYFLGIAIISAVVFFWTISNLPQALLRSMLKLVFNRYRIRVHGVQNIPNEGPVLLVGNHHSFIDWAMIQMASPRALCIASNKDHFERWYLRAILKRLGMIRIDNRHPAVAMEKIHEALLAGNAVVIFPTGEVSKSPHVEPFNIDYSKAVEGTDASIIPFYIQGLWGTNFSYSGSDMFGASSDRAVTVAFGEPIPATTPPNEVRAIVRKVSIDAWKYAVDFTRPIAESWIRTCKRYVKNGPAIYSPDGGHLSGYKLMGAVMAFRCLLKKKLGKKEQNVGIMLPPSPAGVIVNLALWVMGKTNVNLNYTSSVDNVKFCCERADVKTIITSRQFVEKLKGRGNDFSQVASDKVRLFYAEDLMKEIPKAKIAFFLVLCVMMPSWVIRMVFCKRTSMDDNGVIVFSSGSEGTPKGVELTQRNLMGNIQQLACILNVSRGDVMLSELPLFHSFGLTVTTLLNLTEGCPIVAVADPTDVKTMARVCCEFHVTLMVATPTFLRAFTVSRYVHPLVFKSVRLIIAGAEAMRPELSTAFRLKFGIEVLEGYGCTETAPVASTNTENTLMNDYTTLQVNNKPGTVGPALPGTQFLIVDPDTNEPLPTGEAGMILIGGCQVMKGYLKDPDRTNSVIVMKDGIRYYRTGDKGYLDQDGFLTIVDRYSRFAKLGGEMVSLGAVEKKIQDTKVLEGLDYLVTTVPDAAKGEKIVLLYQGEMESKQLLSELRANDFPPIMLPSAAFPVEKVPKLGTGKADFTAAKKLARELMGIK from the coding sequence ATGTGGAAAGTTAGGGGCGCTGCTCGCTACTTTTTGTCCATCCTGGCCACTACCTTTGTACAGATGGCTGTGTTTATTTATGCCCAGAAGATTCTTTCCGGCTCCTTTGCTGATGCAACTAGCGGTCAGACCTGGCAAAATTTCATGCTGCAGATTTTCTTCATCGCGCCTTATGTGGTGATGGTCTTTTTTGCGGGCTTTTTCACCAATAAGTTTTCCAAGAATAAGGTACTTGCCTGGTCCTCTTTGCTGATGACTGCATTCATTATTGCCCAGTCTGTGTTGGTCACATGTGGTTGCCCTCGAGTGGCATTCTGGCTTTCCATCGGCTTGAGTTGCGGCTTTGCCATTCATAGTGCAGCCAAGTACGGAATCCTTAAGGAAATGTTCGGTGTCCGTAATCTGAGTTATGCCAACGCTTTTCTCCAGATTTTCAGCCTGATTGGCTTGATTTGTGCTTCCTGGTTTGTAATTGTGGGTGTGAACCTGATTGATGTTTCCCAGCTTAAGAATTACGAAGCGGTTCATCGCCTTACTTCTCATTCTGTTGTCATTCCTTGGATTGTGACTGGTATTAGCGTTCTTGGCACCATTGCAAGTTTCTTGGTTCCCAAGGTCAAGTATGAAAATAAGAACGTCAATCTATCCAAGGTGAAGAAACATCTGAGTCTTGGTTGGCGCGTTCCTACTCTCCGAGCATCCATTATCGCCCTTTCCATGTTCTGGGCCCTGGCCCAGGTGTTCGTGCTGATGTTCCAGGATGTATCTGGATCTCATACGATCAACATGATTAGCACTTCCATGCCCTTTGCTGTGGCAGGCCTAATGGTGGGTGCTATTTTTGCTGCATCTCGCTCTAAGGACTTTATTGAAACGGGCTTTATTCCCATGGGCATGATTGGCGTATCCCTGTGCATGTTCTTTGTCCCGTTCCTCATAAATCCCTTGGCCTTGATTGTGCTTTATTCCTTGACTGGATTCTTTGGCGGTATATTCCTGGTGCCGGTAAATGCCCTGCTCCAGTATAACACCCGTCCTAATAATTCCGGCTCCGTTCTTGCCTTTGCGAACTTGATCCAGGCTGTTGTCCTGATCGTATTCCTGTTCTTGTTCTCCTTTATGGTGCATTACACGGATATTCGTCCTCAGCGCTATTTCCTTGGAATCGCCATTATTTCTGCGGTCGTGTTCTTCTGGACCATTTCCAACCTGCCTCAGGCTCTGCTTCGTTCCATGCTGAAGCTTGTGTTCAACCGCTATCGTATTCGCGTTCATGGGGTGCAGAACATTCCTAACGAAGGACCGGTGCTTTTAGTTGGTAACCATCATAGCTTCATTGACTGGGCCATGATTCAGATGGCTTCTCCTCGCGCCCTTTGCATTGCTAGCAATAAAGACCATTTTGAACGTTGGTATCTGCGTGCAATCCTAAAGCGTCTGGGGATGATCCGTATTGACAATCGTCATCCGGCTGTCGCCATGGAAAAAATCCATGAGGCGCTCCTTGCCGGGAACGCCGTGGTGATTTTTCCTACGGGTGAAGTGTCCAAGTCCCCTCATGTGGAACCGTTCAACATTGACTATTCCAAGGCTGTTGAAGGAACCGATGCCTCCATTATTCCCTTCTACATTCAGGGCCTTTGGGGAACGAACTTCAGCTACAGCGGCTCCGATATGTTTGGCGCCTCTTCTGACCGTGCCGTGACGGTTGCCTTTGGCGAACCTATTCCCGCAACCACACCTCCTAACGAGGTTCGCGCCATTGTCCGTAAGGTTTCTATCGATGCCTGGAAGTATGCCGTGGACTTTACCCGCCCCATTGCGGAATCCTGGATCCGTACCTGCAAGAGGTACGTGAAGAATGGTCCTGCGATTTACAGTCCCGATGGTGGACATTTGTCTGGCTACAAGCTGATGGGTGCCGTTATGGCCTTCAGATGCCTTTTGAAGAAGAAGCTGGGCAAGAAGGAACAGAATGTTGGCATTATGCTTCCGCCGAGCCCTGCAGGTGTGATTGTGAACCTGGCTCTCTGGGTCATGGGCAAGACGAATGTGAACTTGAACTATACCTCCTCTGTGGATAACGTAAAGTTCTGCTGCGAGAGGGCTGATGTAAAGACGATAATTACAAGCCGTCAGTTTGTGGAAAAGCTGAAAGGTCGCGGTAACGATTTTTCTCAGGTGGCAAGCGACAAGGTACGTTTGTTCTATGCGGAAGACCTCATGAAGGAAATTCCCAAGGCAAAGATCGCTTTCTTCCTGGTCCTTTGCGTAATGATGCCGTCCTGGGTGATTCGTATGGTGTTCTGCAAGCGAACCTCTATGGATGACAATGGTGTGATCGTGTTCAGTTCCGGTTCCGAAGGTACGCCTAAGGGGGTTGAACTGACTCAGCGCAACCTGATGGGTAACATCCAGCAGCTGGCTTGTATCTTGAATGTGAGCCGTGGCGATGTGATGCTTTCTGAACTTCCGTTGTTCCATAGCTTTGGCTTGACGGTGACGACCTTGCTGAACCTTACGGAAGGTTGTCCCATTGTGGCTGTTGCTGACCCGACGGACGTGAAGACCATGGCCCGCGTCTGCTGCGAATTCCATGTGACATTGATGGTTGCTACCCCCACATTCCTGCGCGCCTTTACGGTTAGCCGTTATGTGCATCCCCTGGTGTTTAAATCCGTGCGCCTGATTATCGCCGGCGCAGAAGCCATGCGTCCGGAATTGTCTACCGCATTCCGCTTGAAGTTCGGTATTGAAGTTCTTGAAGGTTATGGCTGTACCGAAACTGCTCCGGTGGCTTCTACCAATACGGAAAACACCTTGATGAATGACTATACCACTCTGCAGGTCAATAACAAACCGGGCACTGTGGGTCCTGCGCTTCCGGGTACCCAGTTCCTCATTGTGGATCCGGATACTAACGAACCGTTGCCCACGGGTGAAGCTGGTATGATTCTCATTGGTGGCTGCCAGGTAATGAAGGGCTACCTGAAGGATCCGGATCGAACCAACAGCGTGATTGTCATGAAGGATGGCATCCGTTATTATCGTACGGGTGACAAGGGGTATCTGGACCAGGATGGATTCCTTACTATCGTGGACCGCTATAGCCGCTTTGCAAAGTTGGGCGGTGAAATGGTTAGCCTGGGTGCTGTAGAAAAGAAAATTCAGGATACCAAGGTCCTCGAGGGCCTAGACTATCTCGTTACTACAGTTCCTGATGCGGCGAAGGGCGAAAAGATTGTCCTTCTGTATCAGGGTGAAATGGAATCTAAACAGCTCCTTTCTGAACTTCGTGCAAACGATTTCCCGCCTATTATGCTTCCGTCTGCAGCGTTCCCGGTGGAAAAGGTTCCTAAGCTGGGTACAGGAAAGGCAGACTTTACCGCCGCCAAGAAATTGGCTCGAGAATTGATGGGGATTAAGTAG
- a CDS encoding XRE family transcriptional regulator, translating into MARHGTPTPGQAILEGIEWLKMDKAEFGRRLGVTPEVLEGLIAGTQTITTEIAAALESVTGSPAAYWKMLERKSRRASAEAQPSENV; encoded by the coding sequence ATGGCAAGACATGGTACTCCCACTCCGGGACAGGCAATTTTGGAAGGTATTGAGTGGCTCAAGATGGACAAGGCTGAATTTGGCCGCCGTCTTGGAGTGACTCCCGAAGTTCTGGAAGGCCTTATTGCTGGCACCCAGACCATTACTACCGAAATTGCTGCTGCTCTGGAATCCGTGACTGGAAGTCCTGCAGCGTATTGGAAAATGTTGGAACGCAAATCCCGTCGCGCCTCTGCTGAAGCACAACCCTCTGAAAACGTTTAG